The following nucleotide sequence is from Nautilia sp. PV-1.
GATCGGTTGTTACTTTAGAAGCATATTTATAATAAATAGTATCACCTACACTGATAATCGCTTTTTGATTATTTAATGTAACAACTTTAGGATTTGATAAAGAGTTTACATTCCCGTTTTGCGCTAAAAAATTTAAAAATCCTGCAACATTAAATTGTGCAGAAGAAAATACAGCATTTTTTCCAAAAACTGTGGCAGCTCTTAACGGAACGCTTAACGGATTTTCTGAAAAAGTACCGTTATGATTATTATTATAACCTAAACTGACAGACAACTGTGACCAGTCTATACCTGTTTTATGAGATTTTGAAAGTTCTACACTATAAATTTTTACATCAATTAACACTTCTTTTGTAAGTCTGTTCATCATTGTGTTAACATATTTATCTACGGCATCAATCTGTTTTTTTGTTCCGGTTACAGTTATTAAACCTACAGCTTTATCAATAATAGGAGGTTTATATTCATCTGAAGTATTTTTTAAAATTGTTTCAATATTGTCCTGTACTTTATCCCAAAAATCAAACGTATATTCATTTTTAACTTTACTGTCAGTCGCATCTAAATTACTCTCACCTACCCTATTGCTTGAAATAAAATCAAGTTTATAAGTTTTTGTTTTATAAAAACTTACATCTAAAGTATTACCGTGTAAGTCATAAAAAAGACCTCTTTTTGACAAAATTAAATCAAGTATCTGATTTAGAGTATAATTTTTAACTCTGATAAAAGGCATTTTATTTTTAACTTCGGCTTTTGATTCTTTATCGTCATAAACGATGTTAATATTACACTTTTCTGTTACCAACAGATCCAAAAACTGCTGTATCGTTAATCTATCCTGTGTATTTATACTGTTTGAATATGTAAAAAGTTTATTTTCACAATTCGCAAACAGTGAAATCGCCATAAAGAAAATCAGTACTAATTTTTTCATTGTTTATCCCTTAACATAGGTATTTTTTGATTTATTGTTTTATAAAGAGTTTTGTCTTTACATTTAAATACTGCATCAGTTTCAGTAAGTTTTGAAAGTCTGCAGTCATATATTTTTTCATTTAATTTTATCCATTTTTTAGTTATTTTGATAAGTTGTTCACCTAAATATTCCTGAATTTTTATATATGCTTTATTTCCGAAAACAGAAAGAAGCGTAATTTTAACTCTTTTTTTAATTTGAGCATTTTTACTGCTTGCCTGTGCTCCTGGAAAATATTTTGGAGGTGCATAAAAAGGACTCTTTACTTTACTCAAATTTTTAATATTAAACTCATAATTGATAATTTTATTTGTATAATCCAAATAAATATCTTTTTGAGTTGCCCCTTTAGCATATATAAATGCTATAATCCCTGCTATTAATGTTAACTTTTTCATTTTTCATACCCATATAAAGTAAATTTTACTTTAAAATTTTTATTTTTATCGATAGTAATGCCTTCAATTCTTAATAAATCTCTCAAATCTTCATATTGATATATTAAATAAAGCAGGTTTTTATATGCACCGCTTACATTTAAATTGATTTCCATTTTTTTATTAATCAAACCTTTATCATTATTATAAACTTTATTTGTGAATCCTAAAACTTTTAATCCCTCTTTTTTGGCATTTTTAACTAAATCTTTTACAAATTCACCCCACTTATACTGATTAAACTGTACGAAATCTAAAAGATTTGCCAGTTCATCATAAAAATCTTTCTGTTTTTTAAGCGCAGTTTTTTCAAGAATCAAGTTTTTTATTTTTTTTCTTAGTGTAATTATTTGCGCATTTAAAACATTTCTTTTTGTTTTTAGTGACACGAGCTGAGATTTTGTTTTAATATATATATTCATCTGAGTATCTCTGTAATTTTTAGCCTGAGGTAAAAGAAAATAAAAAACAACAAAACCAATCACCACTAAAATCATTAAATAAACCATCATCGTATCTTTAGGAGACTTTTTATAAAAATAATCGTCTATTCTGTTTATCACTTTCATTCTACAATCCTAATAGTGGCTTTATATTTTTTATCGGAATAAGTTACTCCGTCAGTCTGGACATTAAAACCTTTTTTTACCAAATCATCAATTAAATTAGGAATTTGAGTGTCCTTAAAAGAAAAAACATTTATTTCAAATACACCGTTATCATAATTTAAATGGTTTAAATATACATTATCTTTATTCATCAGTAAAGTAATATCAACGAGTTCACTTGATTTAGGAATATAAGAATATTTAAACTGATAAATATCTTTAATAAATTTTTTAGTAAATGCAATATCTTTTGCGTATTTTTCACGTTCAGCCATAATATTTTTTTCTTGTTTTTTAAGATTTTTAATTTGTCCGCTAAGCTTTGCATTATCTACTATTAATTTTCTTAATTCAGACTGCAAAATATGATTTTTATTCTCATACGACATACCGTTAAAATATAAATAAGCCGGATAAATCCCCATACCTATGATAGATGCAAAAAGAATTAAAAACAGTCTTCCGCTCGGTCTATATAAAAACGTAGGTTTTCTTAAGAAAAGAGAAAAGTTATATTCCTGATCTTCATTTCTGTAAGCATTATGCGCTTCAAGCATTCCAAGAAATAAAAACGGATTTACAGAAAGTCTGTCCAGGTTATATTCTTCATAAAAATCAAATCCGAAAGTATCAATTCCTACGATTTTTTGTATATATTCTTTTAAACCTTCAATGTTCCCGTATTCTGAAGTCACAAATATTCTGTCTATATCGCTAATATTATATTTAAGACCTATTTTTTCTATCTGTGAATTTACTATATTCACTAATGATAAAAATTCATCTTGTATTATATCCAAAACCGCCTTTTCCGCATTTGTATATTTAAAACTGTTTACACCTTTTTTAGTAAGCAGTTTTTCAAAAACGCTTATATCAAAATTTTTAATTTTTAATTTCCCAAGCGCTTCATAGACTTTATCCAATCCACCTGAAATAGTTACAATGCTTAATAGTTTCCCTTCATTATAAAATGTTAAGAAAACTTTATCATATAAAAATACAACAAACAGATCGTTTGCTTTTTGAATAATTTGTTCATCATATAACGCTTTGTACGCAAACGCAGGAAAGGATATATAATCAATATACCCTGTTTCATCCAGAATATCTTTATAACCGTTTTCGATAAAGCCGGCAGGTACAATAATAACCTCTACGGTTACTATTTTTTCATCTTTCATGGAATCGATTATTTTATATTTAATAATATATTTTTCTGTTTCGTCTACACCCGCCTCTTCATATACTTTTGTTTCAATAAAATGTTCAAGATCGACTTTTTCAATTACGTTTTTTTCTATTTCAAAACTGTAAAATATAGCATGTTCTATAGGAATGTATGTAGATAAAAGAGCTTTGGATTTAAGTGAACCTCTGTAAATTCTTATTAATTTTTTCTTTGTATATAAAATAAATCTATCATGTCCCTTAACCCCGATTACATCATCGATATTATAATCATATTTTTTCAAAAATCCCGGTTTAAAATTAATTTTTTTTAATTCTGGTTTTTTCATAATTCTACCTCATATCCAAGTTCTTCAAGCATCTTTTTATTCTTGCTCCATCCAGGCACGACTTTTACATACAGTTCCAAATATATCTTTTTACCGCTGAAATTCTCTAATAATTTCCTCGCGTAAATACCGATATCTTTGATTTTTCTGCCTTTTTTACCTATGATCATGCCTTTTTGAGAGGCTCTTTCTACAATAATTGTAGCATATATTTTATCCAAATTGTCAAATTCCTCTATTTTTTCAATTAAAATATCCGTTTCATACGGCAATTCATCACCTAATTTCTCAAATAAAGCTTCTCTGATCAGTTCTTTATATATATCTCTGATATGTTCGGTGGAAATTATTTCAGGGTCATAATAATAAGGATGTTCTGGCAGATGTTTCACTATTGTACCTAAAAGTTCATCTTTTCCTTTTCCTTCAACAGCGCTTATAGGAATTACATCCAAAGCTTTGCCTATTTTCTTATATTCTTCTATTTTCTTTTCTACTTCTTCTTTTGAAACCAAATCCGTTTTAGTTAAAACCACAATATGTGGGATATTTTTTGTATTAAGTTCTAAAAACCATTCATAACCGCTTAAATCATCCCTCACATCAGCCAAAAACA
It contains:
- the era gene encoding GTPase Era; this translates as MPKSGFVGILGKPNAGKSTLLNWLLGEKIALVSPKANASRKRVNAIVMHGDDQIILLDTPGLHEKEKLLNKFMLKEALKALGDSDLVLFLADVRDDLSGYEWFLELNTKNIPHIVVLTKTDLVSKEEVEKKIEEYKKIGKALDVIPISAVEGKGKDELLGTIVKHLPEHPYYYDPEIISTEHIRDIYKELIREALFEKLGDELPYETDILIEKIEEFDNLDKIYATIIVERASQKGMIIGKKGRKIKDIGIYARKLLENFSGKKIYLELYVKVVPGWSKNKKMLEELGYEVEL
- a CDS encoding type II secretion system protein GspD, with translation MKKLVLIFFMAISLFANCENKLFTYSNSINTQDRLTIQQFLDLLVTEKCNINIVYDDKESKAEVKNKMPFIRVKNYTLNQILDLILSKRGLFYDLHGNTLDVSFYKTKTYKLDFISSNRVGESNLDATDSKVKNEYTFDFWDKVQDNIETILKNTSDEYKPPIIDKAVGLITVTGTKKQIDAVDKYVNTMMNRLTKEVLIDVKIYSVELSKSHKTGIDWSQLSVSLGYNNNHNGTFSENPLSVPLRAATVFGKNAVFSSAQFNVAGFLNFLAQNGNVNSLSNPKVVTLNNQKAIISVGDTIYYKYASKVTTDQNGNPNTEYTIDSKFVGVVLDITPQISDNGDIILSIAPRISAFKDQTQLNNNLRDMPPDTKDNTMLSVVKLKNNQTLVLGGLITNDKTLQVNGVPVLKEIPLIKYLFSSREEVTSRKELVFVITPHIINLNKKKTLRDLGFGKLK